A genomic segment from Nitrospinota bacterium encodes:
- a CDS encoding type II toxin-antitoxin system RelE/ParE family toxin, with amino-acid sequence MTDFPVDVRFFRLAGLSEPVVDWLGGLKDREGKAAIHKAIAKMRLGNFGDSKPVGKGVLERRIDTGPGYRVYYGRHGGNVVILLCGGDKKSQKRDINTAIRYWEMFKSLGTDK; translated from the coding sequence ATGACAGATTTTCCTGTGGATGTCAGGTTTTTCCGCCTTGCGGGCTTGTCCGAACCGGTGGTGGACTGGCTCGGCGGCCTTAAGGACAGGGAGGGAAAAGCGGCGATTCATAAAGCCATCGCGAAAATGAGGCTCGGTAATTTCGGGGACAGCAAACCGGTTGGCAAAGGGGTTTTGGAGCGCAGGATAGACACCGGCCCCGGATACCGGGTTTATTACGGACGGCATGGAGGGAATGTGGTCATTCTCCTTTGTGGAGGGGACAAGAAATCGCAAAAAAGGGACATCAACACGGCGATACGGTATTGGGAAATGTTCAAATCGTTGGGAACGGACAAATGA
- a CDS encoding putative addiction module antidote protein, giving the protein MKKPFGTFDKYLKRTLKNKSDALAYLKAAMADDDQRVFLMAIKDVMEARGITMAGLARLTGMSREHLYQALSLNGNPSWMNINKIIAAIGFRLEVSQNAPRLKKAS; this is encoded by the coding sequence ATGAAAAAGCCTTTTGGAACCTTTGACAAGTATTTAAAGCGGACCCTCAAGAACAAGAGCGACGCGCTGGCCTATCTGAAAGCGGCCATGGCGGACGATGACCAGCGTGTGTTCCTGATGGCGATAAAGGATGTGATGGAAGCACGGGGAATAACGATGGCCGGCCTTGCCCGGTTGACCGGGATGAGCCGGGAGCATCTATATCAGGCGTTGTCCTTGAACGGCAATCCAAGTTGGATGAACATAAACAAGATCATCGCGGCCATAGGGTTCCGGCTTGAAGTCTCGCAAAACGCGCCCAGGCTCAAGAAGGCCTCATAA